Proteins from one Brevibacillus humidisoli genomic window:
- a CDS encoding histidine phosphatase family protein yields the protein MPNCDQPQRQTTIYLIRHGETDWNRQYRLQGQTDVPLNKKGRAQAWRVGGNLAMCQVDAIYCSDLKRAQQTASVICQRLNGVPLFCTSKLRERGFGPWEGLTRAEIRKRAGRFRALNRLPGVEPLSELRSRALRWLKQMGSIHEGQCIAAVTHGALIRALLAYLEPSPIPSISITNGSCIKLLYRDGRWLWKGFCFHPPSHIKHEQSRQRRDKMKKRRRRLVRGLPPELREKRNSIFFESPEEESKPTGLGTAPNTGPGTAPNTGPGTGPGTGPGTNPFAAQD from the coding sequence ATGCCCAATTGTGACCAGCCGCAACGGCAAACTACGATCTACCTGATTAGACACGGTGAGACTGATTGGAACCGGCAGTACCGCCTGCAGGGGCAAACCGATGTTCCGTTGAACAAAAAGGGGCGCGCACAGGCATGGCGAGTGGGGGGTAATCTTGCGATGTGTCAGGTGGATGCGATCTACTGCTCAGACCTGAAACGGGCGCAGCAGACAGCCAGCGTAATCTGTCAACGATTGAATGGTGTCCCGCTGTTCTGTACATCTAAGCTGCGGGAACGCGGGTTCGGTCCATGGGAAGGCCTGACCAGAGCAGAGATTCGCAAACGGGCTGGTCGTTTTAGGGCACTTAATCGGCTTCCGGGCGTCGAACCGTTGTCAGAGCTGCGATCACGCGCTTTACGCTGGCTAAAACAGATGGGCAGCATACATGAAGGACAGTGTATAGCTGCCGTGACTCATGGCGCCTTGATCAGGGCGCTGCTGGCGTATCTGGAACCGTCACCCATACCCAGCATTTCGATCACCAATGGAAGTTGCATCAAGCTGCTTTACCGTGATGGACGCTGGCTGTGGAAAGGCTTCTGTTTCCATCCACCTTCACATATAAAACATGAACAATCAAGACAAAGGAGGGATAAGATGAAGAAGCGGAGAAGACGATTGGTTCGTGGACTTCCACCAGAATTACGCGAAAAAAGAAATAGTATTTTCTTTGAGTCGCCGGAAGAGGAGAGCAAGCCGACGGGGCTTGGGACCGCTCCCAATACAGGTCCGGGAACGGCTCCCAATACAGGCCCCGGAACCGGCCCCGGGACCGGCCCGGGAACCAACCCATTTGCTGCCCAGGACTGA
- a CDS encoding electron transport protein has protein sequence MKAGRWFAFSLLGLFVLAAVLANLLKPEYAYLPPTEKVLKADKPAGQAVAANRRDDGQVALGRQMFYQETFGNEVFLTDVMGLVDGPFTIANVAKAIAGLRGEGTTNLQVELAETVTVGGETYHKGTKIDTGIDVPKGAYVPLGLPVKYAEGKVKVGISCAACHATVDPTTKLVVEGAPNTDLNAGLLLALATNSAAYFTHADIDNLKKYMGRSKRDVATADGRTDSLPDPDLLEQAVDSAFASWAPGNFDSTIDLVANPSQIPDSFTRGDHPYGWSGFAAAGPFKGLSSFSSNVHAQNSDPLAQVEASRPLFGLDKEVYFGTILQRAANPKYRFDPNSGQKPSVFFAAVDPTPGVPGINEMIKPPTFPKVSAVAPDGLYVSSPGYRVGEQVNAMAAWQNTLDPPAPKRSGQEKAIAHGRQVFIRAGCIRCHAGGAFTNNRVIPAPEIKTEPSRAKALKKTGLIFAKEPMLYSTDTPVPVPDNARAVRVPVAHADQEQAKLSFAHGDSPGGYKVPGLLGLYWTAPYLHDGGVAVGPDAKQHLGLSGTMLKGIQPDPANSLRALVDKQLRQQVVQANRRSPQLQKTHAQGIGHEFWVDATTGFTSDDQQALVQYLLSLSAVEEEGQRSGK, from the coding sequence ATGAAAGCTGGCAGATGGTTCGCCTTTTCGCTGCTGGGCTTATTTGTGTTGGCGGCGGTGCTGGCCAACCTACTGAAGCCGGAATACGCCTACCTGCCGCCTACGGAAAAGGTGCTGAAAGCAGATAAGCCTGCCGGACAAGCAGTGGCAGCCAATCGCAGAGACGATGGACAAGTGGCGCTAGGAAGGCAAATGTTTTACCAGGAGACATTTGGAAATGAAGTGTTTCTTACAGACGTCATGGGACTTGTTGATGGTCCCTTCACCATTGCCAATGTGGCGAAAGCGATTGCAGGGCTTAGGGGTGAAGGGACAACCAACTTACAGGTCGAGTTGGCTGAAACCGTAACAGTGGGGGGGGAAACGTACCACAAGGGAACGAAAATCGACACAGGTATCGATGTACCAAAGGGAGCGTACGTTCCACTCGGGTTGCCGGTCAAATATGCCGAAGGTAAAGTAAAGGTAGGGATTAGCTGTGCTGCCTGTCACGCTACCGTCGACCCCACGACTAAGCTGGTTGTAGAAGGGGCACCAAACACCGATCTGAATGCAGGCTTGCTGCTGGCGCTGGCGACCAATTCTGCCGCTTACTTCACGCATGCTGATATTGACAACCTGAAGAAGTACATGGGTCGCTCGAAGCGGGACGTGGCAACGGCTGACGGTAGAACTGACTCGCTTCCCGACCCTGACTTGCTGGAGCAGGCGGTTGATTCCGCGTTTGCTAGTTGGGCGCCAGGAAACTTCGATTCCACGATCGATCTCGTTGCCAATCCCTCTCAGATTCCGGATTCTTTTACACGCGGGGATCACCCGTACGGCTGGAGCGGCTTTGCCGCAGCGGGACCGTTCAAGGGATTAAGTTCGTTTTCCAGCAATGTCCACGCCCAGAACTCTGATCCATTAGCCCAGGTAGAGGCAAGTCGTCCTTTATTCGGATTGGATAAAGAAGTGTATTTTGGGACAATCCTGCAGAGAGCTGCCAATCCGAAGTATCGGTTCGATCCGAACAGTGGCCAGAAACCATCCGTGTTTTTTGCTGCTGTCGATCCTACACCAGGTGTACCTGGAATAAACGAGATGATCAAACCACCTACATTCCCCAAAGTTTCAGCAGTTGCTCCAGACGGTTTATACGTCAGTTCACCTGGCTATCGCGTCGGCGAGCAAGTGAATGCAATGGCTGCTTGGCAGAACACGCTCGATCCACCCGCACCAAAAAGGAGTGGACAAGAGAAGGCGATTGCTCACGGCAGACAAGTATTCATCCGCGCTGGCTGCATTCGCTGTCACGCCGGGGGAGCGTTTACCAACAATCGGGTGATCCCGGCACCGGAGATCAAAACAGAACCGTCACGCGCCAAGGCTCTCAAAAAGACCGGTCTGATCTTTGCGAAAGAACCCATGCTGTATTCGACTGATACCCCCGTACCAGTCCCGGACAATGCGCGGGCAGTGAGGGTTCCTGTTGCCCATGCTGACCAAGAGCAGGCGAAGCTCTCCTTTGCCCATGGTGATTCTCCGGGAGGTTACAAGGTCCCGGGCTTGTTAGGACTCTACTGGACAGCACCGTATCTGCACGATGGCGGGGTAGCCGTCGGTCCCGACGCAAAACAGCATCTGGGCCTGTCCGGCACCATGCTAAAAGGGATTCAGCCTGATCCAGCCAACAGCTTGCGCGCATTAGTCGACAAACAGCTCCGCCAGCAAGTCGTCCAGGCCAACCGACGCTCTCCCCAGCTGCAAAAGACACATGCGCAGGGGATCGGACACGAGTTTTGGGTGGACGCCACGACTGGTTTCACCAGTGATGATCAGCAGGCACTGGTTCAATACCTGCTTTCACTTTCCGCAGTTGAGGAGGAAGGACAACGAAGTGGAAAATGA
- a CDS encoding DMT family transporter, with protein sequence MIGAYMQLALSMAFVGGNIAIGKMIVEEVPVFLFSEIRFLIASAILLPLLMARGEGRFKLPLSGWKEMGLQAFFGVFLFSLFMLYGVQYTTATAAGIITSTVPAFIALFSLWLLREKLTRNRMFAILFSVLGIALITFQAGGVVLDAAQMLGNLLVLLAVAAEALFTIFAKRLAGQVTPFQLAAGVNLFGLLFFLPFAVWEFVWFDLGSISAAVWGMIAFYAVTASVLSFVLWYFGVGKVPASVAGLFTGVMPISAALVSILFLGEQFHWFHGIGMILVLAAIVVGTRQNDQRASVEMS encoded by the coding sequence ATGATTGGGGCGTACATGCAACTGGCGCTTTCGATGGCCTTTGTTGGCGGCAATATAGCGATCGGCAAGATGATTGTGGAAGAAGTGCCGGTTTTCTTGTTTTCAGAGATCAGGTTTTTGATTGCATCAGCGATCTTGCTTCCGCTGTTGATGGCCCGGGGAGAGGGGCGATTCAAACTACCGCTGTCCGGATGGAAAGAGATGGGGTTGCAGGCCTTTTTCGGAGTGTTTTTGTTTAGCCTGTTTATGCTGTACGGGGTGCAGTATACCACAGCAACGGCAGCCGGGATTATCACCAGTACGGTACCTGCCTTTATCGCCCTGTTTTCGTTGTGGCTGCTGCGAGAGAAATTGACCCGAAATCGGATGTTTGCGATCTTGTTTTCCGTGCTCGGCATTGCCTTGATCACGTTTCAGGCAGGTGGAGTGGTACTGGATGCCGCTCAGATGCTGGGTAATCTCCTCGTGCTGCTCGCTGTGGCAGCGGAGGCGCTGTTTACCATATTCGCCAAACGGTTAGCCGGACAGGTGACGCCGTTCCAACTGGCGGCAGGGGTGAACCTGTTTGGACTGCTTTTCTTTTTGCCATTCGCTGTCTGGGAGTTTGTTTGGTTTGATCTCGGCAGTATTTCGGCGGCTGTCTGGGGAATGATTGCCTTTTACGCCGTTACAGCCAGTGTGCTCTCGTTTGTCCTGTGGTACTTTGGCGTAGGAAAAGTACCTGCATCCGTCGCCGGCCTGTTTACCGGAGTGATGCCGATCAGTGCTGCGCTAGTCTCTATTCTGTTTCTTGGGGAGCAGTTCCACTGGTTCCACGGAATCGGGATGATCCTTGTGCTGGCCGCTATTGTTGTCGGGACCCGGCAAAACGATCAGAGGGCATCGGTGGAGATGAGCTAA
- a CDS encoding serine/threonine protein kinase: protein MRIDPQILEAFLREVQLESPSPDDPVIVRHTPEPWELVGTGNYAGVFGHPDYPDVVVKLYAPGRPGIEQEREVYRKLGESRYFPVCYQTGDDYLVIKRMRGISLYECVLYGIPIPPQVIQDVEDALDEARSKGLFPHDVHGKNVLMYQGRGYLIDVSDYYKQQVDTKWRDLRRAYYKIYLPFLKDRGWKIRPWLLEAVRKGYRYYSKLKRWLKK from the coding sequence ATGAGAATCGATCCACAAATATTGGAAGCATTCCTGCGTGAGGTTCAACTGGAAAGCCCGTCGCCAGACGATCCGGTGATTGTTCGGCACACACCGGAGCCATGGGAACTGGTTGGTACCGGCAACTACGCTGGTGTATTCGGTCACCCCGATTACCCGGATGTAGTAGTGAAACTGTACGCTCCCGGTCGCCCGGGGATTGAGCAGGAGCGCGAAGTGTACCGAAAACTGGGTGAGTCACGCTACTTTCCTGTCTGCTATCAGACAGGTGACGATTACCTGGTGATCAAACGGATGAGGGGCATCTCCCTTTACGAGTGTGTTCTATACGGAATTCCGATTCCGCCACAGGTGATTCAGGATGTGGAGGATGCTCTGGATGAGGCACGCTCAAAAGGCTTGTTTCCCCACGATGTTCACGGTAAAAACGTGCTGATGTACCAGGGACGAGGCTATTTAATAGACGTCTCTGACTACTACAAACAGCAGGTGGATACCAAGTGGCGTGATCTTCGGCGGGCGTACTACAAGATCTACCTGCCGTTTTTAAAAGACCGCGGGTGGAAAATACGCCCTTGGCTGTTGGAAGCCGTTCGAAAAGGGTACCGCTACTACAGCAAGTTGAAGAGATGGTTGAAAAAGTAG
- the lspA gene encoding signal peptidase II, with protein MYYYLIALVIVALDQWTKYLVVSRMELGESIPLLPDIFHLTSHRNMGGAFGILQNQRTLFIVITVVVVIGIVVALYRIGRKQPRVSTALALVLGGAVGNFIDRVTTGKVVDFLDFTLIKFPIFNIADAAITIGVALLLLDVFLDSRRTRREA; from the coding sequence TTGTACTACTACTTGATTGCTCTTGTTATCGTGGCTCTTGATCAATGGACCAAGTATCTGGTAGTCAGCAGAATGGAGTTAGGAGAATCAATCCCGCTGCTCCCTGACATCTTCCACCTCACCTCGCATCGCAATATGGGGGGCGCATTCGGCATCTTGCAGAATCAGCGAACGTTGTTCATCGTCATTACAGTAGTGGTGGTGATCGGCATCGTCGTCGCCCTTTACCGGATTGGCCGTAAACAGCCGCGCGTCTCGACGGCATTGGCCTTGGTGCTCGGAGGAGCAGTCGGCAACTTCATCGACCGTGTCACTACGGGAAAAGTGGTTGACTTCCTGGACTTTACCTTGATTAAGTTTCCGATCTTCAACATCGCTGATGCAGCGATCACGATCGGGGTTGCTCTGCTGTTGCTGGACGTCTTTCTCGATTCGCGGCGTACCCGGCGAGAAGCTTAA
- a CDS encoding RluA family pseudouridine synthase, with the protein MSEQALFERHDWTVERTNQGERIDKFITGQQEDWSRSQVQAWIKEGRVTVNGDTVKSNYKVAEDDEVTLRVPPPRELAIEPEAIPLHIAYEDSDVIVVNKPRGLVVHPAPGHYSGTLVNGLLYHCKDLSGINGVLRPGIVHRIDKDTSGLLMAAKNDKAHLSLAEQLKEHTVNRKYVAVVHGVIPHEMGTIDAPIGRDPKNRQQMAVVFENSKSAVTHFVVQHRFKQHTLVELKLETGRTHQIRVHMKYIGYPLVGDPKYGPKSDLDFPGQALHAATLGFRHPRSGEYLEFEAPLPDDMKKLIAVLNQ; encoded by the coding sequence ATGAGCGAACAAGCCTTGTTTGAACGACATGACTGGACCGTGGAGCGGACGAATCAGGGGGAGAGGATCGACAAGTTTATTACCGGGCAGCAGGAGGATTGGTCACGTTCCCAGGTACAGGCTTGGATCAAAGAAGGACGGGTAACTGTAAACGGCGATACCGTGAAAAGCAACTACAAGGTGGCAGAGGACGATGAAGTGACGCTGCGCGTCCCCCCACCGCGGGAGTTGGCGATTGAACCGGAGGCCATCCCTCTGCATATCGCCTACGAGGACAGCGATGTGATCGTCGTCAACAAACCGCGGGGGCTTGTGGTTCATCCGGCACCAGGACACTACAGCGGGACGCTGGTGAACGGACTATTGTACCACTGCAAGGATTTGTCGGGAATCAATGGTGTGCTCCGACCGGGTATTGTCCACCGCATCGACAAAGACACCTCCGGATTGTTGATGGCAGCCAAAAATGACAAAGCTCACCTCAGTTTGGCTGAGCAGTTAAAAGAACATACGGTGAACCGCAAGTATGTGGCTGTTGTTCACGGAGTGATTCCGCACGAGATGGGAACCATCGATGCCCCGATTGGCCGTGATCCCAAGAACCGGCAGCAGATGGCTGTTGTCTTTGAAAACAGCAAATCGGCTGTCACTCACTTTGTCGTACAGCACCGCTTCAAACAGCACACCTTGGTGGAGCTGAAGCTGGAAACGGGCCGTACCCACCAGATTCGCGTACATATGAAATACATCGGCTATCCGCTGGTGGGCGATCCCAAGTATGGACCGAAAAGCGATCTTGACTTTCCGGGACAGGCCCTGCACGCGGCAACACTTGGTTTTCGCCATCCACGCAGCGGTGAGTACCTCGAGTTTGAGGCACCGCTGCCCGATGATATGAAAAAATTGATCGCTGTTCTCAATCAATAA
- the pyrR gene encoding bifunctional pyr operon transcriptional regulator/uracil phosphoribosyltransferase PyrR — translation MKEKSVIMDEAAIRRAMTRIAHEILEKNKGVNGCLIVGIKTRGVYLAQRLAEKIEQIEHVNVPVGELDITLYRDDLTHKAEDAVLQGAALPEDINGRTVILVDDVLYTGRTVRAALDALIDHGRPKMIQLAVLVDRGHRELPIRPDFVGKNVPTSHSEIVAVQMREVDGTDRVTIRQVTSREE, via the coding sequence GTGAAAGAGAAAAGCGTGATTATGGACGAGGCTGCCATCCGTCGGGCTATGACCCGCATCGCCCATGAAATCCTGGAAAAAAACAAGGGAGTCAACGGCTGCCTCATCGTCGGAATCAAGACGCGCGGTGTCTACCTGGCGCAGCGGCTGGCAGAGAAAATCGAGCAGATCGAACATGTAAACGTGCCGGTCGGCGAACTGGATATTACACTGTATCGCGACGACCTGACACATAAAGCCGAGGATGCTGTCCTGCAGGGAGCGGCATTGCCGGAAGATATTAACGGCCGTACCGTAATTCTGGTTGACGATGTGCTCTATACCGGCCGCACGGTGAGGGCGGCGCTTGACGCTTTGATTGATCACGGACGGCCAAAGATGATCCAATTGGCCGTACTGGTGGACAGAGGCCACCGGGAACTTCCCATTCGCCCAGATTTCGTCGGCAAAAACGTACCGACCTCGCACAGTGAGATCGTGGCGGTACAGATGAGGGAAGTGGACGGCACCGATCGGGTGACGATCCGACAGGTGACAAGCAGGGAAGAGTAA
- a CDS encoding solute carrier family 23 protein, protein MKQKNFIDVHEVPPIHRLLPLGVQHLFAMFGATVLVPILTGLDVAVALLSSGLGTLLFLFLTKGKIPNYVGSSFAFIGPILTVSASHGVGTALLGCLLAGLVYVLVAAIVMKSGVNWLNRLLPPVVIASVIVVIGLSLAGTAVEMATIVKVDGNPVISLTSVEISLVTMLVTVLAAVVLRGFFSLIPILIGIVSGYLYALIRHPELIDWASVVKADWFISPMEMWNQHLMTGELLHAMSSPGAWLTALILAPVAFVTLAEHLGHLLVTGRVMDRDLLKEPGLHRSLLGDGLATSLAAFLGGPPNTTYGENIGVLAITRVYSRAVIALAAVLAILFAFVGKISAFLMTIPTPVLGGVSIILFGIIAAQGLRMYVENGVDFADKRNMIIAAVILVTGIGGYKISFQEATIWQSFLPNLTIDNIALSTFLGMLLHAVLPGKQIPAAEATQSERQTA, encoded by the coding sequence ATGAAACAAAAGAACTTTATCGATGTTCATGAAGTGCCACCGATTCACCGCTTGCTGCCGCTTGGTGTCCAGCACTTGTTCGCAATGTTTGGAGCGACTGTCCTGGTGCCGATCCTGACTGGTCTGGACGTAGCTGTCGCTCTTCTTTCCAGCGGGCTGGGTACGCTTCTGTTCCTCTTTCTGACCAAAGGGAAAATCCCCAATTACGTTGGCTCTTCGTTTGCCTTTATCGGTCCGATCCTGACCGTAAGTGCCAGTCACGGAGTGGGCACGGCACTGCTTGGCTGCCTGCTGGCCGGCCTAGTCTACGTATTAGTCGCGGCGATTGTGATGAAAAGCGGCGTCAACTGGCTCAATCGCTTGCTGCCGCCAGTTGTCATCGCCTCTGTAATCGTGGTGATCGGGCTCAGCCTGGCGGGTACGGCTGTGGAAATGGCCACCATCGTCAAAGTTGACGGCAACCCGGTGATCTCACTCACTTCGGTCGAAATCTCACTGGTTACGATGCTGGTGACGGTGTTAGCCGCTGTTGTGCTGCGTGGCTTTTTCTCCCTGATTCCGATCCTGATCGGGATCGTCAGCGGTTACTTGTACGCACTGATCCGACATCCGGAACTGATCGACTGGGCTAGCGTAGTGAAGGCTGATTGGTTCATCTCGCCGATGGAGATGTGGAATCAACACCTCATGACAGGGGAGCTGCTGCATGCGATGAGCAGTCCCGGCGCCTGGCTGACTGCGTTGATTCTGGCACCGGTCGCGTTTGTGACATTGGCCGAACACCTGGGTCACCTGTTGGTCACCGGTCGGGTAATGGACCGCGATCTGCTGAAAGAGCCTGGTCTGCACCGCAGCCTGTTGGGTGATGGACTGGCTACCTCGTTGGCAGCTTTTCTTGGCGGACCTCCCAACACCACGTACGGAGAAAACATCGGTGTGCTGGCGATTACGCGTGTATACAGCCGAGCGGTCATCGCGCTGGCAGCAGTGCTCGCCATCTTGTTCGCCTTTGTCGGGAAAATCAGCGCCTTCTTGATGACGATTCCCACCCCTGTGCTTGGCGGTGTCTCGATCATCTTGTTTGGGATTATTGCGGCACAGGGTCTGCGCATGTACGTGGAAAACGGCGTCGACTTCGCTGACAAACGAAACATGATCATCGCCGCCGTAATCCTCGTAACCGGGATTGGCGGCTACAAGATCAGCTTCCAGGAAGCGACGATCTGGCAGTCTTTCCTGCCGAATCTAACGATTGACAACATCGCCCTCTCCACGTTTCTCGGGATGCTGCTGCATGCCGTGCTGCCAGGGAAGCAAATCCCGGCTGCCGAAGCGACACAATCGGAACGGCAAACGGCTTGA
- a CDS encoding aspartate carbamoyltransferase catalytic subunit, whose product MGNHVHLTGIKEMTAEKIESILHRADHWARKPGEQSGALRGRFVANLFFEPSTRTRFSFEVAEKRLGAHVLNFAAEASSTTKGETIYDTLHTLEAMGVEAAVIRTRHDGLVQHLSDQVGMCLINAGDGTNEHPTQCLLDLLTMKQRFDRIDGLRVAIIGDIRHSRVAGSHLHALPRLGAELLLAGPPSMMPSQDLLPAGVRQVELEQAVEEADVVMMLRVQLERHTHSLFTNADTYHQAYGLTLERAARMKPEAVIMHPAPVNRGVEIHSDLVESEKSLITAQVSNGVAVRMAVLEYVLNGGEKSWESCLQTANF is encoded by the coding sequence ATGGGGAATCACGTTCACTTGACCGGGATCAAAGAAATGACAGCAGAGAAAATCGAGAGCATCCTGCATCGCGCGGATCACTGGGCCCGGAAACCGGGAGAGCAGTCTGGCGCGTTGCGGGGACGATTTGTGGCCAACCTGTTTTTCGAACCAAGTACCCGTACCCGTTTCTCGTTTGAAGTAGCGGAAAAACGCCTGGGTGCCCATGTGCTCAACTTCGCTGCAGAGGCTTCTTCCACAACCAAAGGAGAGACGATCTACGACACCCTGCACACATTGGAAGCGATGGGTGTCGAGGCCGCCGTTATCCGCACCAGACACGACGGGCTGGTGCAGCATCTCTCCGACCAGGTAGGCATGTGCCTGATCAACGCGGGTGACGGTACGAACGAACACCCCACCCAGTGCCTGCTTGATCTTTTGACGATGAAGCAGCGATTTGACCGCATCGACGGTCTGCGTGTGGCGATCATCGGTGATATCCGACATAGTCGTGTCGCCGGATCCCACCTGCATGCCCTGCCGAGACTGGGAGCGGAACTGCTGCTGGCAGGGCCACCGTCCATGATGCCAAGTCAGGATCTCCTTCCAGCAGGAGTCAGGCAGGTTGAACTGGAGCAAGCAGTGGAGGAGGCCGATGTGGTGATGATGCTGCGGGTGCAACTGGAGAGGCACACCCATTCGCTGTTCACCAATGCTGATACGTACCATCAAGCGTATGGTCTTACCTTGGAACGGGCAGCGCGGATGAAGCCAGAAGCAGTAATCATGCACCCCGCACCGGTCAATCGGGGCGTCGAGATTCACAGTGACCTAGTAGAGTCGGAAAAGTCGCTGATCACCGCGCAAGTTAGCAACGGAGTGGCGGTCCGCATGGCTGTCCTGGAATACGTACTGAATGGGGGAGAGAAATCATGGGAATCTTGCTTGCAAACGGCCAACTTTTAG
- a CDS encoding dihydroorotase, producing MGILLANGQLLDEFGKLIKKDVLVEANRIVRIAERIEPDGHEQIDLDGLFLSAGLIDMHVHLREPGFEEKETIATGADAAVRGGFTTVACMPNTRPVIDNVETVQYILQQAKAAKKARVLPYGAITVRQLGRELTDFAALKETGIAGVTDDGVGVQTSGMMKQAMLRAKEWGLPVIAHCEDESLLPGGAALHDGEVAARHGLPGIPSESESIHVGRDILLAEQTGVHYHVCHISAKESVRLVRDGKRAGVNVTAEVTPHHLLLCDEDIPDSLDARWKMNPPLRSRADRAALLAGLKDGTIDIIATDHAPHTEAEKANSIDRAPFGIVGLETAFPLLYTYLVLSGELTLAELIDKMTAKPARLFGLPYGRLAEGEVADLVAIDLEKERAIDPDSFASKGRNTPFAGWKCKGWPMLTMVDGEVVWRQS from the coding sequence ATGGGAATCTTGCTTGCAAACGGCCAACTTTTAGATGAATTCGGCAAGCTGATAAAAAAGGATGTCCTGGTTGAAGCAAATCGGATCGTACGGATTGCCGAGCGGATAGAGCCGGACGGACATGAGCAAATCGATCTGGACGGTCTGTTCCTGTCTGCCGGTTTGATCGATATGCACGTCCACCTGCGTGAACCTGGGTTTGAGGAGAAAGAGACGATCGCAACCGGTGCCGACGCTGCCGTGCGCGGTGGTTTTACCACGGTCGCCTGCATGCCCAATACCCGACCGGTCATCGACAACGTAGAAACGGTCCAGTATATCCTGCAACAGGCAAAAGCGGCGAAAAAAGCGCGTGTGCTGCCATACGGCGCGATTACCGTGCGTCAGTTGGGCCGAGAGTTGACCGACTTTGCTGCACTAAAAGAGACCGGGATCGCCGGTGTCACAGATGACGGAGTCGGGGTGCAGACCAGCGGAATGATGAAACAGGCGATGCTGCGAGCCAAAGAATGGGGGCTGCCGGTGATTGCTCACTGTGAGGACGAGTCGCTGCTCCCCGGTGGTGCTGCGCTGCACGACGGTGAGGTAGCGGCCCGCCATGGGCTGCCAGGCATCCCCTCTGAGTCGGAGTCGATTCACGTCGGGCGTGACATCTTGCTGGCTGAACAGACCGGTGTCCACTATCACGTCTGTCACATCAGTGCCAAGGAATCGGTTCGCTTGGTCCGCGACGGCAAACGGGCAGGCGTAAACGTGACGGCAGAGGTAACGCCTCATCACCTGCTGCTGTGTGACGAAGACATTCCGGACAGTCTGGATGCCCGGTGGAAGATGAATCCACCGCTTCGTTCGCGGGCAGATCGGGCTGCCCTGCTGGCTGGATTGAAGGACGGAACGATTGACATCATCGCGACCGACCACGCCCCTCACACGGAAGCAGAGAAAGCGAACAGCATCGACCGGGCGCCGTTTGGCATCGTCGGTTTGGAAACGGCTTTTCCGCTGCTGTATACCTATCTAGTGTTGAGTGGAGAGTTGACATTGGCGGAGCTGATTGACAAGATGACGGCCAAACCGGCTCGATTGTTTGGACTGCCGTATGGACGGCTTGCCGAAGGGGAAGTAGCTGATCTGGTAGCGATTGATCTTGAAAAGGAACGAGCCATTGATCCAGATTCATTTGCCAGCAAGGGGCGCAATACCCCGTTTGCCGGCTGGAAGTGCAAGGGCTGGCCAATGCTGACCATGGTAGACGGTGAGGTTGTCTGGCGACAATCATAA